From Penaeus monodon isolate SGIC_2016 chromosome 6, NSTDA_Pmon_1, whole genome shotgun sequence, the proteins below share one genomic window:
- the LOC119573747 gene encoding uncharacterized protein LOC119573747 yields MQVRRQTFITWCLAAAALHSAASQSPGRPPLAPPPGTRGPFSPQDTEGGRDLLSEGLSIPLLWGSPASIQIPALMLLTVVLLFFTAVARDSFLSLFEAPTVPSGLMGAGQRPMAGSMGAGRRPMAGRSLLREVPQYEAFASSVVDATEDLKFL; encoded by the exons ATGCAGGTGCGGCGGCAG ACATTCATCACGTGGTGTCTCGCGGCGGCAGCTCTCCACAGCGCAGCCTCCCAGAGCCCGGGTCGTCCTCCACTCGCTCCTCCACCTGGGACTCGAGGTCCTTTCAGCCCCCAGGACACAGAGGGCGGCCGGGATCTTCTAAGCGAGGGCCTGAGCATCCCTCTCTTGTGGGGGTCGCCAGCCTCCATCCAGATCCCGGCCCTTATGCTGCTGACTGTGGTGCTCCTCTTTTTCACAG CGGTGGCGCGTGACAGCTTCCTGTCCTTGTTTGAAGCGCCGACGGTCCCCTCGGGTTTAATGGGGGCGGGGCAGCGGCCGATGGCGGGGTCGATGGGCGCGGGGCGGCGGCCGATGGCAGGGAGATCCCTTCTTCGGGAGGTTCCTCAGTATGAGGCCTTCGCTTCTTCTGTCGTAGACGCTACGGAGGATTTGAAATTtttgtag
- the LOC119573748 gene encoding uncharacterized protein LOC119573748, which yields MDSGMNFMQVYKVFLAVVMISLMTTSVSSEPQRSTLRTPDNLEGRQLPSILGVISPDTMPVYFSFVVIGASVIAIFVITAVLVNRNSLQGRELDLSRDLRDLTWSVYTALSKS from the exons ATGGACTCAG gAATGAATTTTATGCAAGTATATAAGGTATTTTTGGCAGTTGTAATGATATCGCTAATGACAACATCAGTTTCAAGTGAACCACAACGATCGACACTTCGCACACCAG ATAATCTTGAGGGACGTCAACTCCCATCCATACTGGGAGTCATCAGCCCAGACACTATGCCCGTTTATTTTAGCTTCGTTGTCATCGGCGCTTCTGTTATTGCTA TTTTCGTGATAACAGCAGTTCTGGTCAACCGAAATAGTCTCCAGGGCCGTGAACTTGACCTCAGCCGTGACCTGAGGGACCTCACCTGGAGTGTCTACACAGCGCTCTCGAAATCCTAG